One window of Leifsonia sp. AK011 genomic DNA carries:
- a CDS encoding Dps family protein — MAETTTTTSTSGRAGARQTRRQNAEKGFIASKTLLDNMQKVLVDLLELQMQGKQAHWNVVGKNFRDTHRVLDEIIEDARTFSDTIAERMRALHGVPDGRSDTVADTTSLPEYPNGEVDTAATVDLITERLEATIETCRDVHDEVDDEDPTSADLLHAIIERLEQFAWMVSAENRTPAKAK, encoded by the coding sequence ATGGCTGAGACCACCACCACGACCTCGACGTCAGGTCGCGCGGGAGCACGACAGACCCGTCGCCAGAACGCCGAGAAGGGCTTCATCGCCTCCAAGACGCTCCTCGACAACATGCAGAAGGTCCTCGTTGACCTGCTCGAGCTTCAGATGCAGGGCAAGCAGGCCCACTGGAACGTTGTCGGCAAGAACTTCCGAGACACCCATCGCGTGCTCGACGAAATCATCGAGGATGCCCGCACCTTCAGCGACACGATCGCCGAGCGGATGCGCGCACTCCACGGTGTGCCGGACGGCCGCAGTGACACGGTGGCGGACACCACCTCGCTTCCCGAATACCCCAACGGTGAGGTGGACACCGCCGCGACGGTCGACCTGATCACCGAGCGCCTCGAGGCGACGATCGAGACCTGCCGCGACGTTCACGACGAGGTCGACGACGAGGACCCCACGAGCGCGGACCTGCTCCACGCGATCATCGAGCGCCTCGAGCAGTTCGCCTGGATGGTGTCGGCGGAGAACCGGACGCCCGCCAAGGCCAAGTAG
- a CDS encoding glycosyltransferase family 2 protein, with product MIEHLAVVIPARNEGERLGACLRSVRDAVARLHQEMPAVGVRVVVVLDSCDDDSHDIAAAFGEVMLVHTGYSNVGAARATGARWALQALRGLPERTWIANTDADSTVPTGWLVDQLELADRGGDLTLGAVEPVLAELSSGQRAAWELAHPLGAEVGTVHGANLGVRASVYLAAGGFEARTEHEDVRLVESVRDLGGAVVNLGGAPVLTSGRSIGRTPGGYAGYLTALDPVAVG from the coding sequence ATGATCGAACATCTCGCGGTCGTCATCCCGGCCCGGAACGAGGGTGAGCGCCTCGGCGCGTGCCTGCGTTCGGTGCGCGATGCCGTGGCGCGTCTCCACCAGGAGATGCCCGCGGTGGGCGTGCGTGTCGTCGTTGTGCTCGACTCGTGCGATGACGACTCGCACGACATCGCGGCGGCGTTCGGCGAGGTGATGCTCGTCCACACGGGCTACTCCAACGTCGGCGCCGCCCGTGCGACGGGTGCGCGGTGGGCGCTGCAGGCCCTGCGCGGTCTGCCTGAACGCACCTGGATCGCGAACACGGATGCCGACTCCACCGTTCCCACCGGGTGGCTGGTCGACCAGCTCGAGCTCGCAGACCGCGGTGGGGATCTCACGCTGGGAGCCGTCGAGCCGGTGCTCGCCGAGCTCTCGAGCGGCCAGCGCGCCGCGTGGGAGCTCGCGCACCCCCTGGGCGCTGAGGTGGGAACCGTGCACGGGGCGAACCTCGGGGTGCGGGCATCCGTCTATCTCGCGGCCGGCGGATTCGAGGCCCGCACCGAACACGAGGACGTGCGCCTCGTCGAGAGCGTGCGCGACCTCGGCGGTGCCGTCGTGAACCTCGGCGGCGCTCCCGTCCTGACCTCCGGTCGCAGCATCGGTCGCACGCCGGGGGGCTACGCGGGGTACCTCACCGCGCTCGACCCGGTGGCGGTGGGCTGA
- a CDS encoding acyl-CoA dehydrogenase — MGAVLLSATADAAWREHLDEVASRASDAAGDVPASLALARDLGHRAPLPGSGETRRLWELLATAGCADLTAARVLEPHLDALAIREQADLAPATDSTWGVFAAEGPGVAVTASQDSTGWQLDGTKPWCSLAGHLDRALITAHTTTGDGTPSRRLFEIDLRNAGVAVATGGWVARGLTEVHSESIDLTRVPASPVGDDGWYLTRAGFAWGGMGVAAVWYGGAVGLARALLAKLGTREPDQIGLMVLGQVDVLLQASRAVLASAAADVDAGVGHPALLAQRVRSTVSDAAERVSTLVGHAMGPAPLALDEEHARRVADLALYLRQDHAERDLARLGAHVLELDETPW, encoded by the coding sequence GTGGGAGCGGTACTGCTCAGCGCGACCGCGGATGCTGCGTGGCGCGAGCACCTCGACGAGGTCGCGAGCCGCGCCTCCGACGCGGCCGGCGACGTCCCCGCCTCCCTCGCGCTTGCCCGAGACCTCGGCCACCGGGCGCCGCTGCCCGGATCGGGTGAGACGCGGCGGCTCTGGGAACTGCTCGCCACCGCCGGCTGTGCCGACCTCACGGCGGCGCGCGTGCTCGAACCGCACCTCGATGCACTCGCCATCCGAGAGCAGGCGGACCTGGCACCCGCGACGGACAGCACGTGGGGCGTTTTCGCCGCCGAGGGACCGGGGGTCGCGGTCACCGCATCGCAGGATTCCACCGGGTGGCAGCTCGACGGCACCAAGCCGTGGTGCTCGCTCGCCGGTCACCTCGACCGCGCGCTCATCACCGCGCACACGACGACCGGCGACGGCACACCATCGCGCCGCCTGTTCGAGATCGACCTGCGCAACGCCGGCGTTGCCGTGGCGACGGGCGGCTGGGTGGCCCGCGGGCTCACGGAGGTGCACAGCGAGAGCATCGACCTCACGCGCGTACCCGCGAGCCCGGTCGGGGACGACGGCTGGTACCTCACACGCGCGGGCTTCGCCTGGGGCGGCATGGGCGTCGCAGCGGTCTGGTACGGCGGGGCGGTCGGGCTCGCGCGCGCACTCCTCGCGAAGCTCGGCACGCGCGAGCCGGACCAGATCGGGCTCATGGTGCTCGGCCAGGTCGACGTGCTGCTGCAGGCCAGTCGTGCCGTGCTCGCGTCGGCAGCGGCCGACGTGGACGCTGGAGTCGGGCATCCCGCGCTCCTCGCCCAGCGCGTTCGGAGCACCGTGAGCGACGCGGCCGAGCGGGTGTCGACACTCGTCGGTCACGCGATGGGGCCGGCGCCGCTCGCCCTGGACGAGGAGCATGCGCGACGCGTCGCGGACCTCGCCCTCTACCTCCGGCAGGATCATGCGGAGCGCGACCTCGCCCGGCTCGGAGCGCACGTGCTTGAGCTGGACGAGACGCCATGGTGA
- a CDS encoding PIG-L deacetylase family protein has product MVTFDHRDPGTPEAAWSTSSRWASVPWSDARGFGRALIVAAHPDDETLGAGALLARLHRAGTRVTIALATRGERAYATDTSMTRVAEFHAAVSRLAPECTVVDLGLPDGALHEHERMLERALRAVGHTDLVVAPWRGDAHGDHRVAGDAAARVAASYGAVLLEYPVWLWHWADPDRAEVPWPGFVRVPQSGPDRRAKESALAAYASQVSASDLSEPPVLHAGMLAHFSRDWETFVRSAP; this is encoded by the coding sequence ATGGTGACCTTCGACCATCGTGACCCCGGTACGCCCGAGGCAGCGTGGTCGACGAGTTCTCGCTGGGCATCGGTGCCGTGGTCGGATGCCCGGGGCTTCGGCCGCGCACTCATCGTCGCCGCGCATCCCGATGACGAGACGCTCGGAGCCGGGGCACTCCTCGCACGCCTGCACCGCGCGGGAACGCGCGTGACGATCGCGCTCGCCACCCGCGGCGAGCGCGCCTACGCGACGGACACATCCATGACCCGGGTCGCCGAGTTCCACGCGGCGGTCTCCCGGCTGGCCCCCGAGTGCACCGTCGTCGATCTCGGCCTGCCCGACGGGGCGCTGCACGAGCACGAACGAATGCTCGAGCGGGCGTTGCGGGCCGTCGGTCACACCGACCTCGTGGTGGCACCCTGGCGCGGCGACGCCCACGGTGACCACCGGGTCGCGGGGGATGCCGCGGCGAGAGTTGCGGCATCCTACGGAGCCGTCCTCCTCGAGTACCCGGTGTGGCTGTGGCACTGGGCGGACCCCGACCGCGCCGAGGTGCCCTGGCCCGGGTTCGTGCGCGTCCCGCAGTCCGGCCCGGACCGGCGCGCCAAGGAGTCGGCACTCGCCGCTTACGCGAGCCAGGTGAGTGCGAGCGATCTCAGCGAGCCGCCCGTGCTCCACGCGGGAATGCTCGCGCACTTCTCCCGTGACTGGGAGACCTTCGTGAGGAGCGCGCCATGA
- a CDS encoding class I SAM-dependent methyltransferase — MSLDAGYFDELYEQRDDPWSLADRWYERRKRALTVAMLPHERYASALEIGCSIGLLTELLARRSDRLLSTDIAQRPIDLAREHVGPDADHVEFRVMRAPDEWPSERFDLIVVSEVGYYLDEESLGRLATQARDSLTSGGVVLACHWRHPVPDYPLRGDRVHEILTEASGLIPLAEYVDADVRLAVLAEPGARSIAAVDGSAP, encoded by the coding sequence ATGAGTCTGGATGCGGGCTACTTCGACGAGCTCTACGAGCAGCGCGACGACCCGTGGAGTCTCGCCGACCGCTGGTACGAGCGACGCAAGCGCGCGCTCACGGTGGCGATGCTCCCCCACGAGCGGTACGCGTCCGCACTGGAGATCGGATGCTCGATCGGGCTGCTCACCGAACTGCTCGCCCGGCGTTCCGACCGCTTGCTCTCCACCGACATCGCGCAGCGACCCATCGACCTCGCCCGGGAACACGTCGGCCCCGATGCTGACCACGTCGAGTTCCGCGTGATGCGGGCGCCCGACGAATGGCCCTCGGAGCGCTTCGACCTGATCGTGGTGTCGGAGGTCGGTTATTACCTCGATGAGGAGTCACTCGGCCGGCTCGCGACTCAGGCTCGCGACAGTCTCACGTCAGGGGGCGTCGTACTCGCCTGCCACTGGCGGCATCCGGTCCCGGACTACCCGCTTCGGGGCGACCGCGTGCACGAGATCCTGACCGAGGCATCCGGACTCATTCCCCTGGCGGAATACGTCGACGCGGACGTGCGGCTCGCGGTCCTCGCAGAGCCAGGAGCCCGGTCGATCGCCGCAGTCGACGGCTCGGCACCGTAA
- a CDS encoding alcohol dehydrogenase catalytic domain-containing protein, producing the protein MRALTWQGTGSVSVEQVPEAVITEPTDVVISVTSTAICGSDLHLLNVLGPFMHKHDVLGHEPMGIVMEVGDEVQNLRPGDRVVVPFVIACGYCYMCTRGLTTQCETTQNRDQKTGASLYGYTELYGQVPGGQAELLTVHHADFNAMKINSDLPDDRYLFLSDILPTAWQGVEYANVPDGGTLLVLGLGPVGQFASRIGRHRGYRVIAVDLVPERRAMAERHGIETLDLTDDLLQQILDRTDGRGPHSVVDAVGMEAHGNPVASFAQSAVGMLPSAASKKLAKTLAVDRLAALMMAIESVQRGGTVSLSGVYGGVADPMPMMTMFDKQLTLAMGQCNVHRWIPDLWPLVEDPTDPLGVTDLVTHRVSLDDAPDMYELFGKKEDGCIKVVLEP; encoded by the coding sequence ATGAGAGCACTTACCTGGCAGGGCACCGGATCCGTGAGCGTCGAGCAGGTTCCGGAGGCGGTCATCACCGAGCCGACGGATGTCGTCATCAGCGTCACCTCGACGGCCATCTGCGGATCGGACCTCCACCTCCTCAACGTGCTCGGTCCGTTCATGCACAAGCACGACGTGCTGGGCCACGAGCCCATGGGGATCGTCATGGAGGTGGGCGACGAGGTGCAGAACCTTCGCCCAGGTGACCGCGTCGTTGTGCCCTTCGTGATCGCCTGCGGCTACTGCTACATGTGCACGCGCGGTCTCACCACACAGTGCGAGACCACCCAGAACCGAGACCAGAAGACCGGAGCGAGCCTCTACGGCTACACCGAGCTCTACGGCCAGGTTCCCGGCGGGCAGGCCGAACTGCTCACCGTCCACCACGCCGACTTCAACGCGATGAAGATCAACAGCGACCTGCCGGATGACCGGTACCTGTTCCTCAGCGACATCCTCCCGACCGCGTGGCAGGGCGTCGAGTACGCGAACGTGCCGGACGGCGGCACGCTGCTCGTGCTGGGCCTCGGCCCGGTCGGCCAGTTCGCGTCGCGCATCGGCCGCCACCGCGGCTATCGCGTGATCGCCGTCGACCTCGTGCCGGAGCGCCGCGCCATGGCAGAACGGCACGGCATCGAAACGCTCGACCTGACGGACGACCTCCTGCAGCAGATCCTCGATCGCACCGACGGGCGCGGACCCCACTCAGTGGTCGATGCCGTCGGTATGGAGGCGCACGGCAACCCCGTGGCATCCTTCGCCCAGAGCGCTGTCGGGATGCTGCCGAGCGCTGCCTCCAAGAAGCTCGCCAAGACCCTCGCCGTGGACCGCCTCGCCGCCCTCATGATGGCGATCGAATCGGTGCAACGTGGAGGAACTGTCTCGCTCAGCGGCGTCTACGGCGGGGTCGCCGACCCTATGCCCATGATGACGATGTTCGACAAGCAGCTCACGCTCGCGATGGGCCAGTGCAACGTGCACCGCTGGATCCCCGACCTGTGGCCGCTCGTCGAGGACCCGACCGACCCGCTCGGCGTGACCGATCTCGTCACCCACCGTGTCTCGCTCGACGACGCCCCCGACATGTACGAGCTCTTCGGCAAGAAGGAGGACGGCTGCATCAAGGTGGTGCTGGAGCCGTAG
- a CDS encoding SRPBCC family protein, which yields MAQVIEAIDVDVPVHISYNQWTQFETFPKFLSMVDEITQVDDKTNHWTVTIAGAKREFDTVITEQIPDDRIAWTSTGGQVDHAGVVTFHKLSDTTSRVTVQIDWEPEGFIESAGAALHIPNAAVKAELSKFKDYIEAHGIADGAWRGTVEN from the coding sequence GTGGCCCAGGTAATCGAAGCAATCGACGTGGACGTTCCCGTCCACATCTCGTACAACCAGTGGACCCAGTTCGAGACGTTCCCCAAGTTCCTCAGCATGGTCGACGAGATCACGCAGGTGGATGACAAGACCAACCACTGGACCGTCACCATCGCTGGCGCCAAGCGCGAGTTCGACACCGTCATCACCGAGCAGATCCCCGACGACCGCATCGCGTGGACCAGCACCGGCGGCCAGGTTGATCACGCGGGCGTCGTCACCTTCCACAAGCTCAGCGACACCACCTCGCGGGTGACCGTGCAGATCGACTGGGAGCCGGAGGGCTTCATCGAGAGCGCGGGTGCGGCACTTCACATCCCGAACGCCGCCGTGAAGGCCGAGCTCTCGAAGTTCAAGGACTACATCGAGGCCCACGGCATCGCCGATGGCGCGTGGCGCGGCACGGTCGAGAACTAA
- a CDS encoding GNAT family N-acetyltransferase — protein MNADNSTNEFPDAAGYPDGKGTLDEGTGSSGVPAEAEELNEPSTDRDADIVVTADDSGDAFRATLGGEEIAVMHVTRDGEGVVTLTSTVVDPAVRDRGIGTSFIAHVLDQLRDSGATIVVECSMVEAFIGDNPEYESLRA, from the coding sequence ATGAACGCCGACAACAGCACGAACGAGTTCCCCGATGCCGCAGGCTATCCGGACGGCAAGGGAACCCTCGACGAGGGCACCGGCAGCTCCGGAGTTCCCGCCGAGGCCGAGGAGCTGAACGAGCCGAGCACCGATCGGGATGCCGACATCGTCGTGACCGCGGACGACTCGGGCGACGCCTTCCGCGCCACTCTCGGCGGCGAGGAGATCGCCGTGATGCACGTGACGCGCGACGGCGAGGGCGTCGTCACCCTCACCTCGACTGTCGTCGACCCCGCGGTGCGGGACCGTGGCATCGGCACATCGTTCATCGCCCACGTGCTCGACCAGCTGCGCGACAGCGGCGCGACGATCGTCGTGGAGTGCTCGATGGTGGAGGCCTTCATCGGGGACAACCCCGAGTACGAGAGCCTGCGCGCGTAA
- a CDS encoding potassium-transporting ATPase subunit F, whose product MIVFEILGVVLALAAIGYLLFALVKPERF is encoded by the coding sequence GTGATCGTCTTCGAGATCCTCGGCGTGGTGCTTGCCCTCGCCGCGATCGGCTACCTGCTGTTCGCCCTCGTGAAGCCGGAGCGCTTCTGA
- the kdpA gene encoding potassium-transporting ATPase subunit KdpA produces the protein MTIWLLLAQLATIALALALIYRPLGNYMAAVFTSKKDLTVERGFYRLIGVRSGSEQSWPAYLRSVLAFSAVGILLVYALQRVQQVLPYSLGLPPTSEPLAFNTAISFVTNTNWQSYSPELTLGYTVQFAGLAVQNFVSAAVGIAVAVALMRGLAYRRSGTIGNFWVDLTRGTLRILLPFAVLSAVVLMAGGVIQNFAGFQEITTLTGGTQVIPGGPVASQEAIKILGTNGGGFFNVNSAHPFENPTPWTSLVQVFLMLAIPFALPRTFGRIVGDDRQGYAIAGTMAVLYVASVSLMTWAELAGAGTAPQLAGAAMEGKEARFGIIGSTIYGTSSTITSTGAVNSMHDSYTSLGGGTALVNMMLGEVAPGGVGAGIYGILVVAIIAVFIAGLMVGRTPEYLGKKIGAREIKLASLYILTTPTLVLAGTALSFAIPAVREDVTTTSIWNPGLHGFTEVLYAFTSAANNNGSAFAGLTANTPWLNTALGVAMLLGRFLPIVFVLALAGSLAAQDRLPVTSGTLPTHRPQFVGLLVGTIVIVSALTYFPVLALGPLAEGLQ, from the coding sequence ATGACGATCTGGCTTCTCCTCGCCCAGCTCGCCACGATCGCCCTGGCGCTGGCCCTCATCTACCGCCCGCTCGGCAACTACATGGCTGCCGTCTTCACGAGCAAGAAAGACCTCACTGTCGAGCGGGGCTTCTACCGGCTCATCGGGGTGCGTTCCGGGTCCGAACAGAGCTGGCCCGCCTATCTCCGTTCGGTGCTCGCCTTCTCGGCCGTCGGCATTCTGCTCGTCTACGCCCTCCAGAGGGTGCAGCAGGTGCTCCCGTACTCTCTCGGGCTCCCGCCGACGAGCGAGCCTCTCGCCTTCAACACGGCCATCTCGTTTGTCACCAACACGAACTGGCAGTCGTACTCGCCGGAACTCACCCTGGGCTACACGGTGCAGTTCGCGGGTCTCGCGGTTCAGAACTTCGTCTCGGCCGCCGTCGGCATTGCCGTTGCTGTCGCGCTCATGCGGGGCCTCGCCTACCGGCGGTCGGGAACTATCGGCAACTTCTGGGTCGACCTCACGCGTGGCACGCTGCGCATCCTGCTGCCGTTCGCGGTGCTCTCCGCGGTCGTGCTCATGGCCGGCGGCGTCATCCAGAACTTCGCTGGCTTCCAGGAGATCACGACGCTCACCGGCGGCACCCAGGTGATCCCGGGCGGCCCGGTGGCGTCCCAGGAGGCCATCAAGATCCTCGGCACCAACGGTGGCGGGTTCTTCAACGTGAACTCCGCGCATCCCTTCGAGAACCCGACACCGTGGACGTCGCTCGTGCAGGTGTTCCTCATGCTCGCCATCCCGTTCGCGCTGCCGCGCACGTTCGGGCGCATCGTCGGCGACGACCGTCAGGGGTACGCGATCGCGGGCACGATGGCGGTGCTGTACGTGGCATCCGTCTCTCTCATGACCTGGGCGGAGCTCGCCGGAGCCGGTACCGCACCGCAGCTCGCGGGTGCGGCGATGGAGGGCAAGGAGGCGCGGTTCGGCATCATCGGATCGACGATCTACGGCACCTCGTCAACCATCACCTCCACGGGCGCCGTCAACTCGATGCACGACAGCTACACGTCGCTCGGAGGTGGCACGGCCCTCGTCAACATGATGCTGGGTGAGGTCGCGCCCGGTGGTGTGGGGGCTGGCATCTACGGCATCCTCGTCGTCGCGATCATCGCGGTGTTCATCGCCGGCCTCATGGTCGGGCGCACGCCTGAGTACCTCGGCAAGAAGATCGGGGCACGCGAGATCAAGCTCGCGAGCCTCTACATCCTCACGACACCGACGCTCGTGCTCGCGGGCACGGCCCTGAGCTTCGCAATCCCGGCCGTCCGAGAGGATGTCACAACCACCTCGATCTGGAACCCCGGCCTGCACGGCTTCACAGAGGTGCTCTACGCCTTCACGTCGGCCGCGAACAACAACGGCTCGGCCTTCGCTGGACTCACCGCGAACACCCCGTGGTTGAACACCGCGCTCGGTGTGGCGATGCTGCTCGGCCGGTTCCTGCCGATCGTGTTTGTGCTCGCGCTCGCGGGGTCCCTCGCCGCGCAGGACAGGCTGCCCGTCACCTCCGGCACCCTGCCGACGCACCGGCCGCAGTTCGTCGGCCTCCTCGTGGGAACGATCGTCATCGTCTCCGCGCTCACGTATTTCCCCGTACTCGCGCTAGGTCCCCTAGCGGAAGGGCTCCAGTAA
- the kdpB gene encoding potassium-transporting ATPase subunit KdpB: MNTFVSALPGAFRKLDPRLMWRNPVMFIVEIGAVLTTLIVIAEPFLAEPTTLAPSFTIGIAVWLWITVLFANLAESVAEGRGKAQAASLRNTRTSTIAHRVSGYDSAADAAAERATLVEVSSADLVLGDHVVVSAGEVIPGDGDIVWGIASVDESAITGESAPVIREHGGDRSAVTGGTRVLSDRIVVAITSKPGETFVDRMIRLVEGASRQKTPNEIALNILLAALSIVFLVVVLTLNPLASYAGGATTIPVLIALLVTLIPTTIGALLSAIGIAGMDRLVQHNVLAMSGRAVEAAGDVTTLLLDKTGTITYGNRQASEFLPVGDATLPELVAAARLASLSDPTPEGSSVVALADGMGAASDLAPADAVIVPFTAQTRMSGLDLPDGTQVRKGAGSMVAAWVGSLSEATKAELDRVVTDVSESGGTPLVVATRSANGTARVLGVIHLKDVVKNGLKERFSELRAMGIRTVMITGDNPLTAKAIAAEAGVDDFLAEATPEDKMELIKREQAGGNLVAMTGDGTNDAPALAQADVGVAMNTGTSAAKEAGNMVDLDSDPTKLIDIVRIGKQLLITRGSLTTFSIANDVAKYFAIIPAMFTAVFPGLAVLNIMGLHSPASAILSAIIFNALVIVALIPLALRGVRYRPLSASRLLSRNLGIYGLGGIIAPFIGIKLIDLVVALIPGF; encoded by the coding sequence ATGAACACGTTCGTCAGCGCTCTCCCGGGCGCCTTCCGCAAGCTCGACCCCCGACTGATGTGGCGCAACCCCGTCATGTTCATCGTGGAGATCGGTGCGGTGCTCACCACCCTCATCGTGATCGCGGAGCCGTTCCTGGCCGAGCCGACCACGCTTGCGCCGTCCTTCACCATCGGTATCGCCGTGTGGCTGTGGATCACCGTGCTGTTCGCCAACCTCGCCGAGTCGGTCGCCGAGGGTCGCGGCAAGGCCCAGGCGGCAAGCCTGCGCAACACCCGCACCTCGACGATCGCCCATCGGGTGAGCGGCTACGACAGCGCTGCGGATGCCGCCGCAGAGCGTGCCACCCTCGTGGAGGTCTCCTCGGCCGACCTCGTGCTCGGCGACCACGTCGTGGTCTCCGCTGGTGAGGTCATCCCCGGCGACGGCGACATCGTGTGGGGCATCGCCTCGGTCGACGAGTCCGCCATCACCGGAGAGTCGGCGCCCGTCATCCGCGAGCACGGTGGTGACCGCAGCGCGGTGACGGGCGGAACCCGCGTGCTGTCCGACCGCATCGTCGTCGCGATCACGTCGAAGCCCGGCGAAACCTTCGTCGATCGCATGATCCGTCTCGTCGAGGGCGCCTCGCGCCAGAAGACCCCGAACGAGATCGCGCTCAACATCCTGCTCGCGGCGCTCTCGATCGTCTTCCTCGTGGTGGTGCTCACCCTGAACCCGCTCGCCTCCTACGCGGGAGGTGCAACCACGATCCCCGTGCTCATCGCCCTCCTTGTCACGCTCATCCCGACGACCATCGGCGCGCTCCTCAGCGCGATCGGCATCGCGGGCATGGACCGCCTCGTGCAGCACAACGTGCTCGCGATGTCCGGCCGCGCGGTCGAGGCGGCGGGGGATGTCACGACCCTCCTGCTCGACAAGACGGGAACCATCACGTACGGCAACCGGCAGGCCTCCGAGTTCCTGCCGGTAGGGGACGCGACGCTGCCCGAGCTCGTGGCGGCTGCGCGCCTCGCGTCGCTCAGTGATCCGACGCCGGAGGGCAGTTCGGTCGTCGCACTCGCCGATGGGATGGGGGCGGCATCCGATCTCGCCCCGGCCGACGCCGTGATCGTGCCCTTCACCGCGCAGACGCGCATGAGCGGGCTCGACCTGCCCGACGGCACGCAGGTGCGCAAGGGGGCTGGATCGATGGTCGCCGCCTGGGTGGGTTCGCTGAGCGAGGCCACGAAGGCCGAGCTCGACCGGGTCGTGACCGACGTCTCCGAGTCCGGAGGCACCCCGCTCGTCGTGGCCACGCGCTCGGCGAACGGCACGGCCAGGGTGCTCGGTGTGATCCACCTGAAGGACGTCGTCAAGAACGGACTGAAGGAGCGCTTCTCCGAGCTGCGTGCGATGGGCATCCGCACCGTCATGATCACGGGCGACAACCCGCTGACGGCGAAGGCGATCGCCGCCGAGGCCGGGGTCGACGACTTCCTCGCCGAGGCGACCCCCGAGGACAAGATGGAGCTCATCAAGCGCGAGCAGGCCGGCGGCAACCTCGTCGCGATGACCGGTGACGGCACGAACGACGCCCCAGCGCTCGCCCAGGCCGACGTCGGCGTGGCGATGAACACGGGAACCTCCGCAGCCAAGGAGGCCGGCAACATGGTCGACCTCGACTCGGATCCCACGAAGCTCATCGACATCGTGCGCATCGGCAAGCAGCTGCTCATCACGCGCGGCTCGCTCACGACGTTCTCGATCGCGAACGATGTGGCCAAGTACTTCGCCATCATCCCGGCGATGTTCACGGCAGTGTTCCCGGGGCTCGCGGTGCTCAACATCATGGGACTGCACTCGCCGGCCTCCGCGATCCTCAGCGCGATCATCTTCAACGCGCTCGTGATCGTCGCGCTCATCCCGCTCGCCCTCCGCGGCGTGCGGTACCGCCCGCTGTCCGCGAGCCGCCTGCTCAGCCGCAACCTCGGCATCTACGGGCTCGGCGGCATCATCGCCCCGTTCATCGGCATCAAGCTCATCGACCTCGTCGTTGCGCTCATCCCCGGCTTCTAG
- the kdpC gene encoding potassium-transporting ATPase subunit KdpC → MTSFRQTWTAVRALLILTVVLGLAYPLAITGIGQLAFTNNANGQLVRVDGEVVGSAIIGQSFTDADGAALPEWFQSRPSAAGDGYDGGASSGSNWGPENEDLIAAIGERQAAIAELDRVPVSEIPADAVTASASGLDPHISPEYARLQVDRVAAARGIPSEDVAKLVESMIQGRDLGYLGEPTVNVLKLNIALAEMDG, encoded by the coding sequence ATGACATCGTTCCGCCAGACCTGGACCGCGGTGCGCGCACTGCTCATCCTCACGGTCGTCCTCGGGCTCGCCTACCCGCTGGCCATCACCGGCATCGGGCAGCTCGCCTTCACCAACAACGCCAACGGCCAGCTCGTGCGGGTCGACGGCGAGGTCGTCGGCTCCGCCATCATCGGCCAGTCCTTCACGGATGCCGACGGCGCTGCCCTCCCCGAATGGTTCCAGTCCCGCCCCTCGGCGGCGGGCGACGGCTACGACGGCGGGGCCTCGAGCGGCTCCAACTGGGGACCGGAGAACGAGGACCTCATCGCCGCGATCGGCGAGCGCCAGGCCGCGATCGCGGAGCTCGACCGGGTACCCGTCTCCGAGATCCCGGCGGACGCGGTGACAGCATCGGCGTCGGGACTCGACCCGCACATCAGCCCGGAGTATGCGCGGTTGCAGGTCGATCGCGTGGCAGCGGCCCGTGGCATCCCGAGCGAGGACGTCGCGAAACTGGTCGAGTCTATGATTCAGGGACGCGATCTCGGCTACCTCGGCGAGCCGACCGTCAACGTACTGAAGCTCAACATCGCACTCGCGGAAATGGATGGGTAG